One window of Phalacrocorax carbo chromosome 1, bPhaCar2.1, whole genome shotgun sequence genomic DNA carries:
- the SMIM45 gene encoding small integral membrane protein 45: MPHFLDWFVPVYLMISILILVGFGACIYYFEPGLQEAHKWRTQRPIMERDLRKTLMIRDNLAFGVPEV; the protein is encoded by the coding sequence ATGCCCCACTTCTTGGATTGGTTTGTGCCAGTGTATCTGATGATCTCCATTCTCATCCTGGTGGGCTTTGGAGCTTGCATTTACTACTTTGAGCCAGGACTCCAGGAGGCTCATAAGTGGCGAACGCAGAGGCCGATCATGGAACGAGACCTTCGGAAGACACTGATGATTCGGGACAACCTGGCCTTCGGGGTGCCTGAGGTCTGA